AATGTATTCGCTTTCATTTCCGCCGTCAAACCAGCCAAAGCCTCCGGAAGGTTTTTGTTTCTGTTTTAATTTGGAAAAAGCAATTTCTTGCGCACTTTTCATTTTTTCTAAATCAAAAAGTAAAGCTAGGTTTTTCTTTTTCTCGGCATCACTTTTTGCATCATTGATCCATGGTGTTTCGGCTAGAATTATTGACTTTAATTCTTCATTCTCCTCCAGTTTGGAGTCAGTTTTTTTGTTTGCTGTCCAAGTTTTAAAAAGACTTTCAATTTTTGGATTGCTTGAAATGATTTCTGACGCCAACGCATTCGAATAGAAACGTGCAAATGTTTGTTCAGCACATTCGTGTTCGTATTCCATTAAGTATGGCAAGGATTGTATGGCGAGCCAAGTAGGATTTGAGGTGTACTCAAAGGTAAATTGATGGTTTTTTAAAGTAGTAGAGGTGTTGTTTTTTAAATTTTCAAGTGAAAACTCTTTCTTAGAATTGTCTCTTACCCAAATAGGAATGCTCTCTGTGACAAGCAAGTTGTTCGTTAAAACGGGTACAATGTTTTCCTCGCCATCTGAAAAGTCTCCTGCTTTTGCTACTATTTTATATTGAACTCCTTGTAAACCTTCAGGAATATAGATTTTCCAATTTACAGATGTATTGCCAAATGCTGCAATAGTGAAGTTTTTGACGGTGTTATTATTTGCCATTTTAACATCAACTTCTTGCATGGTAGTAGCATCAAAAAGTTGTAAAACGGCCATTCCTTTTTTAGTTTCATTGGTGATGTTTGCAATTTTGGCTGTAATCACGATTGAATCTTTTTCTCGAAAAAAACGAGGAAAATTAGGAGTAATCATCAGTTCTTTTTGAGTAACGGTCATTTTTTCTAAATACCCTGAAACAGCGGCTTTGTTATGAGCTAACAAACGTAGTTTCCAACTGGTTAAAGCCTCTGGTGTGCTAAAACTGAAGCTCAGTTTCCCTTTGTCATCGGTTTTTAGATGTGGGTAAAAGAAAGCAGTTTCAGATAGATTTTTTCTTGCTTTTACTTGTGTTAAGGCTTCAAGTGCTTTTTTGGTAGTGATGATGATGACTCCGTTTTTGCCTTTTTCGCCATATAAAGCTATGGCTTTGTCGGCTTTTAAAACTTCGATGTCAATAATGTCATTTGGTGCAATTGATTTTATTTGCTCCATGGTCATGGGTACTCCGTCAACGATACAAAGTGCGTCAATGGATGCAGATGTACTGTTCGCACCTCTAATAATTATTTTATTTGCTGCTCCGGATACTTGTAAACCTTTTACGGTTCCGGCTAGCTGTTTGTCTATTCCTGCGGTAGCGTAAATGGCGTTGTCTGGTGCTTCTTCAACAACTGCGGCTACACCAGTTGACGCTTTACCTTTTTGACTGCCATATCCCGTAATCACTACTTCTTGTAAACTTGAGCTTGACTCTTCAAGTTGAACATCAATTACCTTTGTGGTTACGGTAATTTTTTTTGCCTCAAAACCAATATAGGAGAAGGTTAATTCTTCCCCTTGTGCAGCTTCAATCTGGTAATATCCATCAAAATCTGATTGTGTACCTCGATTTGTTCCGTCAATTTGGATTACAACTCCTGGAAGAGGTTCGTTTTTATCAAAAACATAACCTGAAATCATTTTGGCATTCAGTGGTTTTTTACTTTTATTGTTGATTTGCTTGCGGTATTCGTCAATATTTTTTGAAGTAAAGGAGTCATTAAAGTCAAAACCAAACCACATTAAATTCGTGTTTTCAATATCAAAGGTAATGCGATTCAAAAAGGGATTTAAATTTAAAAGTGTAATGTATTCTTTATCAAAACCCAAACTATTTTTGAAGCGTAATGAATTCGAGTAGTAGTTATTTATTTTTAATTCACTCCAGTTTTTCTTCGTAAACTGGTCAAGAGAGCTGTCATACATTGAGGCTAAAATTTCAGCTTCTTGAATGGTATTGGATGATTTTAATTGGAAAGACCAATTTTCATTACTTCCAGGCTCTATTTTATTTCTAAAACTTTCTATGGAGAAATTTAAACTAGGTTCTACCTTTTTTAAGTAAATCTCTAAACGATCTTGGAAAGTGTTATTTTCAAATACAGATTCAAAACCAATACAGATTTCATTTTCGAATTCATTTTTTAGAGGAATTTTGATAATAGTTTCGTTGTTTTCTAAATGAAACACATCTTCAAAATAGATATAGCCATGATAGTTTCCTGTTGTGTTGATGTACAAATCAGGTATAGTAGAGGATAGTTTTACCAGCACAAATCCATCTTTTTTTGGATCTTCATTAAGTTGTTTTGCCGTAAATAATTTGCTGGAATCAAATTTGTCTTTACTTTGAATGATTTGAAAATTTGAACTCGTTTCTATTGGATTATTAAAGTTGTCTACAGCTGAAAAAACTACTCTGTAATTACCAGATTTATAATCAGAAATAAAATCTAAAATTAATTCCTTATCCTTTTCAGTATTCACTTTTTTAGAAAAAACTAAGGTTTCGGTTGGCTTTACTGCATTTTGTTTTTCGTTCAATTCATAAGGAAAAAGTCTTTCAAATTCCTCATCAGGAATAGATACAATTTCTGGTTGACTAAAAATTCTAGGTTTAAATTTAGTGGCAAACGGACTAACATAATACAGTTTAATCTCTCCTTGCGTGGGAATAAATGCGTTGTTAAGATTGGTGCTGTTTAATGTGATTTGGTTTTTATCACTAGTTTTTATACTTGGCTGTACCGATGCCGTTAACTTTAAAGTGTGGTACCCAACAATCACTTCTGTTTGAGTTGTGTGTGTTTCACCATTAATGTCAGTAACAGTTGCATGGATGAGGTATTTAAAAAGTGGAAGCTCTTCTTTGCTTATGTTGTTTGAGGGATTGGCTATGAAATTGATTTCGAATTTTCCTGAAGCATCGGTTTTAGTATCGCCAATTAAAATGGATTTTATTTCATTATCAAAATTAAAATCGTATCCATTTCTGCCAGACAAAGTAATTAATTTCACTTCGTATTTAACGATAGCATCTGATATTGAACTCCCCGAAAAAGCTTTGGCTTGACCTGTTGCCAAAATATTTTGATTGACTTGATACGTTTTGGTAAACGGCTCAAAAGTCACTTCAAATTTGGGACGTTTGTATTCTTCAACTTGAAATGTAGCAACACTATGGTTGAATTCTACAACATCCCAAAATGGATGTTCGTCCTTTATGGTGTCATAAATTACATCTTTTTCATAATCATCGGGTTCTTCAGCCTCTATCCTAAATTCACCGGTTAAACCTGTTTTTGGGATATTAAATTCTCCAGAAAAAGAACCAAATTCATTTGTAGTGACATCAAATTCTTTGAAAGTCTCATAGTTTGCATTTTTTAGTCGAATATGAAAACTAGTTTTGGATACAACTTGAGAGGTGTTATTGTTTTTTTGGAATGCAATCCCTTTGTAGTAAACAGTTTGTCCGGGTCTGTAAATAGCGCGGTCTAAAAAGAATTCTACCATTGCCTCTGGGGCATCATCTTTAATTTCGTAATCATAGGTATTGTAAACATATTGTTTCTCTAATGATAAAGTGTCATTCTTAAAGGAGAATTCTATGATTTCATCATTGTCATTGTCTTTTTCTTTTGGTGCGATTGCAATTCCCTTCTTGTTAGTGGTTAGTGTTTCACGTGGTGATTTAACAGAAACATTTTCAAGAGGTTTCCCTGTCTTTCTGTCTAAAACTTGGTACCAATGCATATTATTTTTATGCGTGGCCAATACAGCAATATTAGTAACAGTTAGAGTTTTAAATGCATAGGCTTTTTCATTTGCATCAAAAGAATCACTTTCTAGATATACTAAATAAGTTCCTGTCTCTAGTTGTGGCAGGAGGATTTCTGTAGTGTATTCATAATAATCTTTTTTGTTTTCTAAATCATAATCTCTAGTTGCAATTTCTTTTTTAGCTCTAATGGTTTGAACTAAGCTATCTTTGTTATAACTCGCGTTTTGTAAAATTTGATTTGTTTTTTGGCCTATTTTATAAAATGTAACCTTGAGTTTGTTTACGTTTTTGTATTGTACAAAGGCTCTAGTATTTTCATTGGTATAAGACTGTTTTTGAAGTTGAACTGTCAGTGTTTTTAATGTGGTTGCATGGTGCAGTTGTACTGCTTGTTTAAAAGCATTAGTCCTGCTGTTGTTTTTTATAATGCTATCCAGTAATGCGAGTGCTTTTTTATTGTAATCAGGAAAATTCTTTTTTGAGGCATTTGCAAGAAGGATACTAGCGTTTTCTATTTGAATTTTTTCTTTGCTAATGGTGTCAGTGGGTTTCGTTTTGATTTGGTTTATGAATTTCAAATATAATTCATGTGAAATATTTACGTAAGCCTGGATGAATTTCATGCGGGTGAGTTGCTTCTCACTAGTGCTGTGTTCTTTTTCCAGTTCTTGGTA
This portion of the Flavobacterium sp. CECT 9288 genome encodes:
- a CDS encoding carboxypeptidase-like regulatory domain-containing protein, translating into MKKYILILFFMTVTAFSQQYEKKWSQILVQENKGKIKTSTELVDAIYKKAKKENNEVQIIKCFFYKSKYLQVLEEDAQSKIIRNLKAEINTATIPSKAILNLVYAKCLIAYKNKNSYLIYNRTNTTSLEDDFLTWTAKDFEKEISSSISKTLADETILKKTPLTQYEAVFDFSKNQDTNESLYAYILGENIDYLKTNLNYWQSRNNKQLQAMKEELFQDSEKFVQLNFDFLEKEPIKLVLQLYQELEKEHSTSEKQLTRMKFIQAYVNISHELYLKFINQIKTKPTDTISKEKIQIENASILLANASKKNFPDYNKKALALLDSIIKNNSRTNAFKQAVQLHHATTLKTLTVQLQKQSYTNENTRAFVQYKNVNKLKVTFYKIGQKTNQILQNASYNKDSLVQTIRAKKEIATRDYDLENKKDYYEYTTEILLPQLETGTYLVYLESDSFDANEKAYAFKTLTVTNIAVLATHKNNMHWYQVLDRKTGKPLENVSVKSPRETLTTNKKGIAIAPKEKDNDNDEIIEFSFKNDTLSLEKQYVYNTYDYEIKDDAPEAMVEFFLDRAIYRPGQTVYYKGIAFQKNNNTSQVVSKTSFHIRLKNANYETFKEFDVTTNEFGSFSGEFNIPKTGLTGEFRIEAEEPDDYEKDVIYDTIKDEHPFWDVVEFNHSVATFQVEEYKRPKFEVTFEPFTKTYQVNQNILATGQAKAFSGSSISDAIVKYEVKLITLSGRNGYDFNFDNEIKSILIGDTKTDASGKFEINFIANPSNNISKEELPLFKYLIHATVTDINGETHTTQTEVIVGYHTLKLTASVQPSIKTSDKNQITLNSTNLNNAFIPTQGEIKLYYVSPFATKFKPRIFSQPEIVSIPDEEFERLFPYELNEKQNAVKPTETLVFSKKVNTEKDKELILDFISDYKSGNYRVVFSAVDNFNNPIETSSNFQIIQSKDKFDSSKLFTAKQLNEDPKKDGFVLVKLSSTIPDLYINTTGNYHGYIYFEDVFHLENNETIIKIPLKNEFENEICIGFESVFENNTFQDRLEIYLKKVEPSLNFSIESFRNKIEPGSNENWSFQLKSSNTIQEAEILASMYDSSLDQFTKKNWSELKINNYYSNSLRFKNSLGFDKEYITLLNLNPFLNRITFDIENTNLMWFGFDFNDSFTSKNIDEYRKQINNKSKKPLNAKMISGYVFDKNEPLPGVVIQIDGTNRGTQSDFDGYYQIEAAQGEELTFSYIGFEAKKITVTTKVIDVQLEESSSSLQEVVITGYGSQKGKASTGVAAVVEEAPDNAIYATAGIDKQLAGTVKGLQVSGAANKIIIRGANSTSASIDALCIVDGVPMTMEQIKSIAPNDIIDIEVLKADKAIALYGEKGKNGVIIITTKKALEALTQVKARKNLSETAFFYPHLKTDDKGKLSFSFSTPEALTSWKLRLLAHNKAAVSGYLEKMTVTQKELMITPNFPRFFREKDSIVITAKIANITNETKKGMAVLQLFDATTMQEVDVKMANNNTVKNFTIAAFGNTSVNWKIYIPEGLQGVQYKIVAKAGDFSDGEENIVPVLTNNLLVTESIPIWVRDNSKKEFSLENLKNNTSTTLKNHQFTFEYTSNPTWLAIQSLPYLMEYEHECAEQTFARFYSNALASEIISSNPKIESLFKTWTANKKTDSKLEENEELKSIILAETPWINDAKSDAEKKKNLALLFDLEKMKSAQEIAFSKLKQKQKPSGGFGWFDGGNESEYITRHILAGLGHLSKLSTTINSTEKIAQIAKTGIPFLDQKFLEQHKNRMAASTPSEKIIWHNPYSELHYLYTRSFYVEQQPLSDTIKKVSKWYIETAKKDWLSYSLYEKGLAAITLNRFGEKDTAKKIIESLKETASNNEDWGMYWIANKAGWYWHQAPIETQALLIEAFAEVTNDKKAVDEMKVWLLKNKQVKNWPTTKATTEAVYALLMQGTDWLSVKDNTVIKIGDEKILTKKLSENEKEAETGYVKLNWKSDEIKKEMGTISIQNKSNVPGFGGIYWQYFEELDQIKNNSGGILSVAKELFIKKNTANGDVLQKINAAIPLQIGDLVTVRLIITAKEDMEFVHLKDLRASCFEPVNVLSEYQYKGGLGFYNSTKDAATHFFFDSINKGTYVLEYDIRVNNAGAFSNGITTIQSMYAPEFSSHTKGIRIKVKN